One Chryseobacterium wanjuense genomic region harbors:
- a CDS encoding SDR family oxidoreductase, translated as MNKKVVLITGTNSGFGWLTAHSVAALGHKVYATMRDTATKNADKAQALEQLDNVTVLDVELTDEASVKKAIDTIIAEEGKIDVLVNNAGFARNGVAESFTTADVQEIFDINVIGPWRLMKMVLPSMRKQSEGLIINVTSGFGRFSFPFSTMYSASKFGLEAVSEGLHYEVRPLGIDVAILQPGAFPTEMAQKVKFGSDSSVVDGYQAIADFPHKMGKAVGEMFENVKPDPQNVADAVVKLIGLSKGQRPLRTVVDPTTGEFVQRANEAVEAEYAKTLVKFGMGDLLK; from the coding sequence ATGAACAAAAAAGTAGTATTAATTACAGGAACAAATAGTGGATTTGGATGGTTAACAGCTCATAGCGTTGCAGCTTTAGGACACAAGGTTTACGCTACCATGAGGGATACCGCCACAAAAAATGCAGATAAAGCACAGGCTCTGGAACAATTGGACAACGTAACTGTTTTGGATGTTGAATTAACAGATGAAGCAAGCGTGAAAAAAGCAATTGATACCATCATAGCCGAAGAAGGAAAAATAGATGTATTGGTAAACAATGCCGGTTTCGCAAGAAATGGGGTGGCAGAAAGCTTTACCACGGCTGATGTGCAGGAAATATTCGACATCAATGTTATAGGTCCATGGAGATTGATGAAGATGGTACTGCCGTCTATGCGCAAACAATCAGAAGGGTTGATTATCAATGTAACAAGCGGTTTCGGGAGATTTTCCTTTCCTTTTTCTACCATGTACAGTGCCTCAAAATTCGGTTTGGAAGCAGTAAGCGAAGGTCTGCACTATGAGGTAAGACCTTTAGGGATTGATGTTGCGATTCTTCAGCCGGGAGCTTTTCCTACTGAAATGGCACAGAAAGTAAAATTCGGATCCGATAGCTCAGTGGTAGACGGATATCAAGCCATTGCTGATTTTCCGCATAAAATGGGAAAAGCTGTGGGTGAAATGTTCGAAAATGTAAAGCCTGATCCGCAGAATGTAGCAGATGCAGTGGTAAAACTGATCGGTTTATCAAAAGGACAAAGACCTTTAAGAACGGTAGTCGATCCTACGACAGGTGAGTTTGTACAA
- a CDS encoding MarR family winged helix-turn-helix transcriptional regulator: MNYELIKEVIELVQQFEIQNENKNHYSNDVNGFKEWIAASAENTDSVKTPDWEGKEKGRSPESVISTLIVHMNRYAKSYSKSAINDSMFSSQEDFIYLITLKSFGSMSKTELIKANVHDKPAGIQIINRLIHQGWAEQTDSDTDKRTKVIKITEKGLKTLDDQMDKIRKATQIVTGDLTHREKMELIFLLSKLNDFHHSIYCKNLEPKELLDIAYDQLSKN; encoded by the coding sequence ATGAATTACGAACTTATAAAAGAAGTCATAGAATTAGTTCAACAATTCGAGATTCAAAATGAAAATAAAAACCATTACAGCAATGATGTAAATGGTTTTAAAGAATGGATAGCCGCATCCGCTGAAAATACAGATTCTGTAAAAACTCCCGACTGGGAAGGAAAAGAAAAGGGCAGAAGTCCCGAAAGTGTTATCAGCACTTTGATCGTGCATATGAACAGGTACGCAAAATCTTACTCCAAATCTGCCATCAATGATTCGATGTTTTCTAGCCAGGAGGATTTTATTTACCTAATCACCCTGAAGTCTTTCGGATCAATGTCGAAAACAGAATTAATAAAAGCAAATGTACATGACAAGCCGGCAGGAATACAGATCATAAACCGGCTGATTCATCAAGGATGGGCAGAGCAGACCGATTCTGATACCGATAAAAGGACAAAAGTTATTAAAATAACCGAAAAAGGCCTCAAAACTTTGGACGACCAGATGGATAAAATCCGTAAGGCGACACAGATCGTAACGGGAGATTTAACACACCGGGAAAAGATGGAACTTATCTTTCTGCTTTCTAAACTTAATGATTTTCACCATTCTATATACTGTAAGAATTTGGAGCCTAAAGAGCTGTTGGATATTGCTTATGATCAGTTGAGCAAAAATTAA
- a CDS encoding winged helix-turn-helix transcriptional regulator — protein sequence MAKTEKNQLDNKAFTEDCHKVLMAMSDALYAIGGKWKLMIIIAMARGNKRFTEIQRQVTGISARVLSSELKELEMNGFIIKKVENGYPVTIEYELLPYSHTLEEVVGAMTKWGMQHREKIKAEMASGKSEK from the coding sequence ATGGCAAAAACAGAAAAAAATCAGCTGGACAATAAGGCATTTACAGAAGATTGTCATAAAGTTTTAATGGCTATGTCCGATGCTTTGTATGCGATCGGGGGCAAGTGGAAATTGATGATCATCATCGCTATGGCGAGAGGAAATAAAAGATTCACCGAGATTCAGAGACAGGTCACCGGAATTTCTGCACGTGTTCTGTCAAGTGAATTAAAAGAACTGGAAATGAATGGCTTCATCATTAAAAAAGTAGAGAACGGCTATCCTGTTACCATCGAATATGAATTGCTTCCTTACAGTCATACATTAGAAGAAGTTGTAGGCGCTATGACAAAATGGGGAATGCAACACCGCGAGAAGATCAAGGCTGAAATGGCATCCGGTAAATCAGAGAAGTAA
- a CDS encoding phytoene/squalene synthase family protein, with protein MKKLFDELSHDVSKRTTQKYSTSFSLGILALSPSIRSAIYAIYGYVRLADEIVDSFHGFDKEKLLLSLKTETEHALEEGISLNPILQSFQDTVRKYKIERRLIDQFLHSMEMDLQKINYNSELYKEYIYGSAEVVGLMCLQIFTEGNKQKFEELKPFAMKLGSAFQKVNFLRDLKDDYQVLGRTYFPGINMSVFDNSVKFEIEKEIESEFKEALIGIKKLPGSSMFGVYLAYRYYLSLFEKIKRTSSQKIMKKRVRIPNSQKILVAFKSYIRYKSAYL; from the coding sequence ATGAAAAAATTGTTTGATGAATTATCTCACGACGTGAGCAAGCGTACGACTCAAAAATACAGTACAAGTTTTTCGTTGGGAATTTTGGCTTTAAGCCCTTCCATACGGTCTGCCATCTACGCGATCTATGGCTATGTGCGCTTGGCAGACGAAATTGTTGATAGTTTTCATGGCTTCGACAAAGAGAAGCTGCTCTTAAGCTTAAAAACAGAAACAGAACATGCTTTGGAAGAAGGGATTTCTCTTAATCCTATTTTACAGTCTTTCCAGGATACAGTACGCAAATATAAAATTGAAAGAAGACTCATTGACCAGTTTTTGCACAGCATGGAGATGGATCTTCAAAAAATCAATTATAATTCAGAACTATATAAAGAATATATCTACGGATCGGCGGAAGTCGTAGGGCTGATGTGTCTGCAGATATTCACCGAAGGAAACAAACAGAAATTTGAAGAGCTGAAGCCTTTTGCCATGAAATTGGGCTCTGCTTTTCAGAAAGTGAATTTTTTAAGAGATCTTAAAGATGATTATCAGGTCTTAGGACGCACTTATTTTCCGGGCATCAATATGTCTGTTTTCGATAATTCTGTAAAATTTGAAATTGAAAAAGAAATTGAATCCGAGTTTAAAGAAGCTTTAATAGGAATTAAAAAACTGCCCGGCTCATCCATGTTCGGGGTTTATCTGGCTTACCGGTATTATCTTTCATTGTTTGAAAAAATTAAAAGAACGAGTTCCCAGAAGATCATGAAAAAGAGAGTGAGGATTCCTAATTCTCAGAAAATATTGGTAGCGTTTAAAAGCTATATCCGTTACAAGTCGGCTTATTTATAA
- a CDS encoding helix-turn-helix domain-containing protein, whose product MKSANASPQKFNSISELHKALGFPKPVHPLVSLINYADIKTPADELPKALLLNFYKVSYKKSLTAKIKYGQSHYDFNEGGLSFVSPNQVIQSAGEDKDYSGYTLLFHPDFIRDYPLGAKIKTFGFFSYSANEALLLSDKEKQTVFSVFDNIKEELTSSMDDFSQDLVVSHIEVLFNYSNRFYKRQFSTRIDVNNDLLTRMEQILNNYFKEGQPLERGLPTVEYLGEQLHVSPRYLSDMLRSFTGRSAQQHIHDTLIDKAKEYLTSTNLSVSQIAYEIGFEHSQSFSKLFKKKTNLTPLQFKQSFH is encoded by the coding sequence ATGAAAAGTGCAAACGCCTCACCACAAAAATTCAATTCTATATCGGAGTTGCATAAGGCTTTAGGCTTCCCAAAACCAGTGCATCCATTGGTGAGCCTGATAAACTATGCAGATATAAAAACGCCCGCGGATGAGCTGCCAAAAGCATTACTGCTGAACTTCTATAAAGTTTCATACAAGAAAAGTTTAACGGCAAAAATAAAATACGGACAAAGCCATTATGATTTTAATGAGGGAGGATTGTCCTTTGTTTCGCCCAATCAGGTTATCCAAAGTGCCGGGGAAGACAAAGATTATTCGGGCTACACGCTACTTTTTCATCCTGATTTTATTCGCGACTATCCGCTGGGTGCCAAAATAAAAACATTTGGTTTCTTTTCGTATTCGGCTAATGAGGCCTTGCTTTTATCTGATAAGGAAAAACAAACCGTTTTTTCTGTTTTTGACAATATAAAGGAAGAACTGACCAGCAGTATGGATGATTTTAGTCAGGACTTAGTAGTGTCACATATTGAAGTTTTATTCAATTACAGCAATCGTTTTTACAAACGCCAATTCAGTACGCGAATAGACGTTAATAATGATCTGCTTACACGGATGGAGCAGATTTTGAACAATTATTTTAAAGAAGGACAACCCCTAGAAAGAGGGCTTCCAACTGTTGAATATTTGGGAGAGCAGTTACATGTTTCTCCAAGATATTTAAGTGATATGCTTCGTTCATTTACTGGTCGAAGTGCACAGCAACACATACACGACACCCTGATCGACAAAGCAAAAGAGTATTTGACATCCACCAATTTGTCAGTCTCGCAAATTGCATATGAGATAGGTTTTGAGCATTCACAATCCTTCAGCAAATTGTTTAAAAAGAAAACAAATTTGACACCCTTACAATTTAAACAATCATTCCATTAA
- a CDS encoding pectate lyase family protein: MFRKLYLSLLLSSCCGMAYAQQLAFPGAEGFGRFASGGRGGSVYHVTNLNDTGAGSFRDAVSKPDRTIIFDVSGVIRIKEKIAAASGITIAGQTSPGTGITVYGNSISFKSNTIVRYMRFRGSIDMPQGACTVVADNLKDIIFDHVSIEWGRWDNLHVKNSTHVTFQYCLIGEGIDPQRFGALLENPVDITVHHSLWTGNQSRNPKAKAKIEYLNNVVYNWGKSAFVGGHSSTDHYQDLVGNYFIAGPSSTDEFLDMFTATDHVYHKDNYADLNKDGQVNGRLITDEDFIKETATLVKKPSTLSNSVKIDAAADALKIVMAEAGSSLRRDAVDKRIIGYFKSLGKKGQIFKTEAAAGGQPEIKQKNSKLKDTDSDGIPDNWENKNNLNAADRTDAAILTQTGYTNLENYLNSLVKIVH; encoded by the coding sequence ATGTTTCGGAAACTCTATTTATCCTTATTATTAAGTTCATGCTGTGGGATGGCTTATGCACAACAACTGGCTTTTCCCGGCGCTGAAGGCTTTGGGCGTTTTGCTTCCGGCGGACGCGGCGGAAGTGTTTATCATGTAACCAATCTTAATGATACAGGTGCAGGTTCATTCAGAGATGCGGTGAGCAAGCCCGACAGAACTATTATTTTTGATGTTTCCGGGGTGATCAGAATCAAAGAAAAGATTGCTGCAGCTTCCGGGATTACCATTGCTGGTCAGACTTCGCCGGGAACCGGTATTACCGTTTATGGCAACAGCATATCCTTTAAAAGCAATACCATTGTGAGGTATATGAGATTCAGAGGAAGCATCGATATGCCTCAGGGAGCATGCACTGTAGTAGCGGATAACCTGAAGGACATTATCTTTGACCATGTTTCTATAGAATGGGGACGATGGGATAATCTGCATGTAAAAAACAGCACCCATGTTACCTTTCAATACTGCCTTATTGGTGAAGGTATAGATCCTCAGCGTTTTGGGGCTTTATTGGAAAATCCTGTGGATATAACCGTACATCATAGCTTATGGACAGGAAATCAAAGCCGTAATCCCAAAGCCAAAGCAAAAATTGAATACCTTAATAATGTAGTTTACAATTGGGGGAAAAGTGCTTTCGTAGGAGGGCATTCAAGTACGGATCATTATCAGGATCTGGTGGGAAATTATTTTATTGCAGGACCTAGCTCAACCGATGAATTTTTAGATATGTTCACGGCTACAGATCATGTTTACCATAAAGATAATTATGCAGACCTCAACAAAGACGGCCAAGTAAACGGCCGATTGATAACTGATGAAGATTTTATCAAAGAAACAGCCACCCTGGTAAAAAAACCATCGACATTGTCAAATAGTGTGAAAATCGATGCTGCAGCTGATGCTTTAAAAATAGTAATGGCAGAAGCTGGCTCTTCTTTGCGCCGGGATGCCGTAGATAAAAGGATTATCGGCTACTTTAAAAGTCTTGGTAAGAAAGGTCAGATTTTTAAAACTGAAGCTGCTGCCGGCGGACAACCGGAAATTAAACAAAAAAATTCAAAACTAAAAGATACAGATTCGGATGGCATACCCGATAACTGGGAAAATAAAAATAATCTGAATGCTGCGGATCGCACAGATGCGGCAATTCTAACGCAAACAGGTTATACAAATCTGGAAAACTATCTGAACAGTCTGGTGAAAATAGTTCATTAA
- a CDS encoding Crp/Fnr family transcriptional regulator, with amino-acid sequence MEKMIEYILRFGNLNKQQIDFIESKATVLELRKDEYFSEAGKVPKYAGFILEGVFRFCYYNNKGTEVTHFFVDENNFVNDYQKFTDRATASEYVQAVTDAKLLVFSRKDWEDIANTIIDWDKIETKILNKCLTEAIERRSPLISEDATTRYLSFIEKFPALVNRIPLSYIASYLGITQQSLSRIRKNIR; translated from the coding sequence ATGGAAAAAATGATTGAATATATTTTACGGTTTGGTAATTTGAACAAGCAACAGATCGATTTTATTGAAAGCAAGGCAACAGTGCTTGAGCTTCGTAAAGACGAATATTTTTCAGAAGCCGGAAAAGTTCCGAAATATGCCGGGTTTATTCTTGAAGGTGTATTCCGTTTTTGTTATTACAACAATAAGGGAACGGAGGTTACCCATTTCTTTGTTGATGAAAATAATTTTGTAAATGATTATCAAAAATTCACCGACCGTGCAACTGCTTCCGAATATGTACAGGCGGTGACGGATGCTAAGCTGCTTGTTTTTTCGAGAAAAGATTGGGAAGACATCGCAAATACCATCATTGACTGGGATAAAATTGAAACGAAAATACTTAATAAATGCCTTACCGAAGCCATAGAACGAAGAAGCCCTTTGATTTCCGAAGATGCTACCACCCGTTATTTGTCTTTCATTGAAAAGTTTCCGGCGCTGGTTAACCGTATTCCTCTTTCATATATCGCTTCTTATCTGGGAATTACACAGCAGTCATTGAGCAGAATAAGAAAAAATATCCGGTAA
- a CDS encoding transporter, which yields MNNSHTIISTLFFGVMFLPCICFGQQESKQNYTLFNPVPKDLMREMETDRPDVTESPYTVDAAHFQYETDLVRLTRQKSDEQETRTLLINQGNFKIGLTRTTAIQIGFQTYGNQKEKDLNSGSVTTSNGFGDITFRIKQNLIGNDKGNFALAVLPYVKFPTSNYEDSRFEGGLIVPMIYKLPGEWNLGMQVEVDRLKDRDQQTMHTEFLQTLAISHPIIKGVEAIAETYYTYDFKAHEISTYLNAAIQMEVAKDFQLDAGINYGLQHHAEKHYFIGASYRY from the coding sequence ATGAATAATAGTCACACCATTATTTCAACATTATTTTTTGGGGTCATGTTTCTGCCCTGCATATGTTTCGGGCAGCAGGAATCTAAACAAAACTACACGCTCTTCAACCCTGTTCCGAAGGATTTAATGCGGGAAATGGAAACCGACCGACCCGATGTCACCGAGTCTCCTTATACCGTAGACGCAGCACATTTTCAATACGAAACGGATCTGGTAAGGCTGACAAGACAAAAATCGGATGAACAGGAGACCCGCACATTATTGATCAATCAGGGAAATTTTAAGATTGGGCTTACCCGTACTACAGCGATACAGATCGGATTTCAAACGTACGGAAACCAAAAGGAAAAAGACCTGAATTCTGGAAGTGTGACAACGAGCAATGGTTTTGGTGATATAACATTCAGAATCAAACAAAATTTAATAGGAAATGACAAAGGTAACTTCGCTTTGGCGGTTTTGCCCTATGTGAAATTTCCGACTTCCAATTATGAAGACAGCCGTTTTGAGGGAGGTTTAATCGTACCAATGATTTACAAGCTGCCGGGAGAATGGAACCTGGGAATGCAGGTGGAAGTCGACAGGTTAAAAGACCGCGATCAGCAGACAATGCATACAGAGTTTTTACAGACTTTAGCGATCAGTCATCCGATTATAAAAGGTGTTGAAGCGATCGCAGAAACGTATTATACCTATGATTTTAAAGCTCATGAAATATCCACCTACCTGAATGCGGCCATTCAAATGGAAGTTGCAAAAGATTTTCAACTGGATGCCGGAATTAATTACGGATTACAGCACCACGCGGAAAAACATTATTTCATCGGTGCATCGTATCGTTATTAA
- a CDS encoding nuclear transport factor 2 family protein, producing MTLEILKAKEDLRNLIDEYAYLSDEWKISEVMNLFTPDVTYKVHMNGALVADVSGRENMEQDFNFHASQVKTYFTLNGQHTTKIDGDTATGISFAQIKMIREADGKNVLTDYSVKYDDYYVKQNEKWFIKDRVAHFLIIETRSIS from the coding sequence ATGACACTAGAAATTTTAAAGGCCAAGGAAGACCTAAGAAACCTGATCGACGAGTATGCGTACCTAAGTGACGAGTGGAAAATCTCCGAAGTTATGAATCTGTTCACACCCGATGTTACCTATAAAGTTCATATGAATGGTGCTTTGGTAGCAGACGTATCGGGAAGGGAAAACATGGAGCAGGATTTCAATTTTCATGCTTCTCAAGTTAAAACATATTTTACCCTGAACGGGCAGCACACGACTAAAATTGATGGTGATACTGCTACCGGTATTTCCTTTGCTCAGATCAAAATGATCCGGGAAGCTGATGGAAAAAATGTATTGACCGATTATAGTGTAAAATATGACGACTACTATGTGAAACAAAATGAAAAATGGTTTATCAAAGACCGTGTTGCTCATTTTCTGATCATTGAAACAAGATCTATTTCCTGA
- a CDS encoding phytoene desaturase family protein, whose product MGTEKTKKKIAVIGSGFSGISAAAYAAKSGNEVHVFEKLSQPGGRARQFTTENGYTFDMGPSWYWMPDIINGFFQDFGREAVDFFKLVSLDPQFEMVFSDETIGVPSKYDEIRELFENIEKGAGKEYDKFMQSAQFKYQVGMQEFVNKPCHSWLEFVSLKIASSALKLDLLTNFRSYVARYFSDPKLKALMEFPVIFLGASPKNIPALYSLMNYGGYALGTWYPMGGFYQLVLAMQKVAEDQGAVFHFDQTVHKINVKNGKVNSLIINNEEIGFDAVIASSDYHHTETLLSEDLRNYDEEYWKSRTFAPSCLIYYLGIKGKIDNIKHHTLFFENDLDEHVECIYGTKKWPDKPLFYCCSPSVTDPGVAPENCENLFLLMPLAPGIEDHEELREKYLKEMLSRIEQHTGTQDIFSRIEYKRSYCVNDFIADYNAYQGNAYGLANTLSQTAVLKPKIRNMKVDNLFYTGQLTVPGPGVPPSIISGKIAAAEVNNPKVKKYEKIV is encoded by the coding sequence ATGGGAACAGAGAAAACAAAAAAGAAAATTGCAGTTATTGGTTCGGGGTTTTCCGGGATTTCAGCTGCTGCTTATGCCGCAAAATCAGGGAATGAGGTACATGTTTTCGAAAAACTTTCTCAGCCGGGCGGCAGGGCAAGGCAGTTTACCACTGAAAACGGCTATACCTTTGATATGGGGCCTTCATGGTATTGGATGCCGGATATTATCAACGGATTTTTTCAGGATTTTGGTCGTGAAGCTGTTGATTTTTTTAAGCTTGTTTCTTTGGATCCTCAGTTTGAAATGGTTTTTTCCGATGAAACGATTGGTGTTCCTTCAAAATATGATGAAATCAGGGAATTATTTGAAAACATAGAGAAAGGAGCAGGTAAGGAGTATGATAAATTCATGCAGTCGGCACAATTCAAATATCAGGTGGGAATGCAGGAATTTGTCAATAAACCCTGCCACAGCTGGCTGGAATTTGTTTCATTAAAAATAGCTTCAAGTGCATTAAAACTGGATCTTCTTACCAATTTCAGAAGTTATGTAGCCCGGTATTTTTCAGATCCGAAACTTAAAGCTTTGATGGAATTCCCTGTGATATTCCTGGGTGCATCGCCTAAAAATATTCCTGCCTTATACAGCCTCATGAATTATGGCGGCTATGCATTAGGAACATGGTATCCGATGGGCGGTTTTTATCAGCTGGTTTTGGCGATGCAGAAAGTGGCAGAAGATCAGGGAGCTGTTTTCCATTTTGATCAAACTGTTCATAAAATTAATGTTAAAAACGGGAAAGTTAATTCATTAATAATCAATAATGAAGAAATCGGGTTTGATGCTGTGATCGCCTCTTCAGACTATCATCATACCGAAACCCTCCTTTCCGAAGATCTTAGAAACTATGACGAAGAATACTGGAAAAGCAGAACATTTGCTCCGTCCTGCCTTATTTATTATCTGGGAATAAAAGGAAAAATTGATAATATAAAGCATCACACCCTGTTTTTTGAAAATGATCTGGATGAGCATGTGGAATGTATTTATGGCACTAAAAAATGGCCCGACAAACCTTTATTTTATTGTTGCAGTCCATCGGTAACGGATCCCGGCGTGGCGCCTGAGAATTGTGAAAATTTATTTTTATTAATGCCGTTAGCTCCCGGAATAGAAGATCACGAAGAGCTTAGAGAAAAATATCTCAAAGAAATGTTGTCAAGAATTGAGCAGCATACCGGAACACAGGACATATTTTCAAGAATAGAATATAAGAGAAGTTATTGTGTAAATGATTTTATTGCTGATTACAATGCTTATCAGGGCAATGCCTATGGTCTGGCCAATACCTTGTCGCAAACAGCCGTATTAAAGCCTAAAATCCGGAACATGAAGGTTGACAATCTTTTTTATACCGGACAGCTGACGGTTCCCGGACCGGGAGTTCCGCCATCCATTATCTCCGGAAAAATCGCAGCCGCTGAAGTGAATAACCCTAAAGTAAAAAAGTATGAAAAAATTGTTTGA
- a CDS encoding lycopene cyclase domain-containing protein produces the protein MIAYTYILINFFTVVICFLASFDKKILFNRFFGTFLISSTIVAVPFIGWDIWFTEKGVWWFDTRYTLGFTLAGLPIEEWLFFYCIPFACVFTYYCMDKFFDLKWVNSFNNIIVFTATIFLTVVGLLYHHKIYTFITVIVTLLTLSYLHFIAKKEWIGQASLVYLILMPGFFAVNGILTGSIIPSPIVNYNPDSFLGIRMLTIPVEDAVYGYSQFLLNVYFFSLLKKKHREN, from the coding sequence ATGATAGCCTATACTTATATTTTAATTAATTTTTTTACTGTTGTCATCTGCTTTTTGGCTTCTTTTGACAAGAAGATTTTATTCAATCGCTTCTTTGGTACTTTTCTGATATCGAGTACTATTGTGGCTGTTCCATTTATAGGCTGGGATATCTGGTTTACGGAAAAAGGAGTCTGGTGGTTCGATACCCGTTATACATTGGGCTTTACCTTGGCGGGTTTACCGATTGAAGAATGGCTGTTTTTTTACTGCATCCCCTTTGCCTGTGTATTTACATATTATTGTATGGATAAATTTTTTGACCTGAAATGGGTGAATTCATTCAATAATATCATTGTATTTACCGCGACTATTTTTTTAACAGTAGTCGGACTTCTTTACCATCACAAAATTTACACGTTTATTACGGTGATCGTGACCCTTTTGACGCTGTCATACCTACATTTTATAGCTAAAAAAGAATGGATCGGACAAGCCAGCCTTGTTTATCTCATCCTCATGCCTGGTTTCTTTGCCGTAAATGGAATATTGACAGGCTCCATTATCCCTTCTCCCATCGTGAATTATAACCCTGATTCCTTTCTGGGAATAAGAATGTTGACCATTCCTGTAGAAGATGCGGTGTATGGTTACAGCCAATTTTTACTTAATGTTTATTTTTTTTCACTTTTAAAGAAAAAGCATAGAGAAAATTAA
- a CDS encoding SDR family oxidoreductase codes for MQKTIFITGASAGLGKATAKLFQSKGWNVIATMRKPENETELNKLENVTVLKLDVTDLTQIEETIKKAITNHSIDVVVNNAGYGLIGALEALTDEQINRQLNTNLLGVIRVTKAFTPYFRERKNGMFINITSMFGLIGYPTCSVYAATKFAIDGFSESLAYDLAHFGVKVKTVAPGGIQTDFTGRSMDGGQHEAYNQLVEKVSEGYSEERVSNFSTPESIAAVIFDAATDNKDQLRYIAGQDAVSLYTEREEIGAEAQYQKIQKMFAY; via the coding sequence ATGCAAAAGACAATTTTCATTACAGGTGCTTCGGCGGGTTTAGGAAAGGCAACGGCAAAACTGTTTCAATCGAAAGGTTGGAATGTCATCGCAACAATGCGTAAACCCGAAAACGAAACGGAGCTCAACAAACTTGAAAATGTTACCGTTCTGAAATTGGACGTAACAGACCTTACACAAATAGAAGAAACAATAAAAAAGGCGATAACCAACCATTCTATAGATGTAGTAGTAAACAATGCCGGTTACGGCTTAATCGGTGCTTTGGAAGCATTGACAGACGAACAAATAAACCGCCAGTTGAACACAAACCTTTTAGGGGTTATAAGAGTAACAAAAGCATTTACCCCTTATTTTCGTGAAAGAAAGAACGGAATGTTTATCAATATCACTTCAATGTTCGGTTTGATTGGGTATCCAACGTGTTCTGTGTATGCAGCTACAAAATTTGCAATTGACGGTTTTTCAGAAAGTTTGGCTTATGATTTGGCTCACTTCGGTGTGAAGGTCAAAACAGTTGCACCAGGCGGAATACAGACCGACTTTACAGGGCGTTCTATGGACGGTGGACAACATGAAGCTTATAATCAATTGGTTGAAAAAGTAAGTGAAGGTTACAGTGAAGAACGTGTAAGTAACTTTTCAACCCCCGAAAGCATTGCAGCCGTGATTTTTGATGCGGCAACCGACAACAAAGATCAACTGCGTTACATTGCAGGACAGGACGCTGTTTCACTTTATACGGAGAGGGAAGAAATCGGGGCGGAAGCACAATATCAAAAGATACAGAAAATGTTTGCTTATTAA
- a CDS encoding sterol desaturase family protein, giving the protein MNLLIVILVFISMEGATWLIHRYIMHGFLWILHRDHHDHSNEGSLERNDLFFVIFATPAIALLYVGVRQDFSYVFFIGLGISLYGMAYFFVHDIFIHQRAQLFKKTRNSYLLAIRRAHKQHHKHLGKENGECFGFLWVPVKFFKMYMNKK; this is encoded by the coding sequence ATGAATCTGTTAATCGTAATATTAGTATTTATCTCGATGGAAGGTGCTACCTGGCTTATCCATCGGTATATTATGCACGGTTTTTTATGGATACTGCATCGCGATCATCACGATCACAGTAATGAAGGATCTCTGGAAAGAAACGATCTGTTCTTTGTAATATTTGCCACTCCTGCGATTGCTTTATTGTACGTTGGAGTAAGGCAGGATTTCAGCTACGTATTTTTTATCGGTCTGGGAATAAGTTTATACGGGATGGCGTATTTTTTTGTTCATGATATTTTCATCCATCAGAGAGCGCAGCTTTTTAAAAAGACCCGCAATTCGTATTTGCTTGCGATTCGTCGTGCTCACAAGCAGCACCACAAACACCTCGGAAAAGAAAATGGGGAATGCTTTGGATTTTTGTGGGTTCCTGTTAAGTTTTTTAAAATGTATATGAATAAGAAATGA